In a single window of the Flavivirga spongiicola genome:
- the gltX gene encoding glutamate--tRNA ligase: MTKNVRVRFAPSPTGPLHIGGVRTALFNYLFAKKHQGTFVLRIEDTDQTRYVEGAEKYIVDALNWCGILFDEAPTSTAFSANSKNETFGPYRQSERKHLYKQYANDLIASGNAYYAFDTAETLNFHRKDHEAKGKTFIYNWHNRLKLSNSLSLSAEEVKAKLDAGDDYVIRFKSPQDETLHLTDIIRGDIKIDTNILDDKVLFKSDGMPTYHLANIVDDHLMEITHVIRGEEWLPSLALHYQLYKAFGWEVPEFAHLPLILKPTGKGKLSKRDGDKLGFPVFPLEWTDPKSNDISRGYKEDGYFPEAMVNFLAFLGWNPGTEQEIFNLDELIEAFDLSRVNKSGARFDPDKIKWFNHHYMQEQSHDDLAELFKPIVDEKLDIIVSETKQSTPHNDVDVNYISMVIGLIKERATFISDFWGLSHFFFQAPETYDEKASKKAFKEGTKELMLELVSIINTIEDFSVENLQTKIKGWITDNEIGFGKVMMPLRLALVGALQGPDVFDIMFMIGEGESVKRIEAAIASL, encoded by the coding sequence ATGACCAAAAACGTTCGTGTGCGTTTTGCGCCTAGCCCGACGGGACCATTACATATAGGTGGTGTTCGTACCGCTTTATTCAATTATTTATTTGCAAAAAAACATCAAGGAACTTTTGTTCTTAGAATAGAAGATACCGATCAAACGAGATATGTTGAAGGCGCGGAAAAGTACATTGTTGATGCGCTTAATTGGTGCGGCATTCTTTTTGATGAAGCGCCTACTTCGACTGCGTTCAGTGCAAATTCGAAAAACGAAACATTTGGTCCTTACAGGCAAAGTGAGCGAAAACATTTATATAAACAATACGCCAATGATTTAATTGCATCTGGCAATGCTTACTATGCTTTTGATACTGCTGAAACATTAAATTTTCATAGAAAAGATCATGAGGCAAAAGGGAAAACGTTTATATATAATTGGCATAACCGTTTAAAATTGAGTAATTCTTTATCGCTTAGCGCGGAAGAAGTTAAAGCGAAATTAGATGCCGGTGATGATTATGTGATTCGATTTAAATCTCCACAAGATGAAACGCTCCATTTAACAGACATTATTCGTGGTGATATTAAAATAGATACTAATATTTTAGATGATAAAGTATTGTTTAAAAGTGATGGTATGCCAACCTACCATTTAGCGAATATTGTGGACGACCATTTAATGGAAATAACACATGTTATTCGTGGTGAAGAATGGTTGCCATCTTTAGCATTACACTATCAATTATATAAGGCTTTTGGTTGGGAGGTTCCAGAATTTGCACATTTACCATTAATTTTAAAACCAACAGGAAAAGGAAAATTAAGCAAGCGTGATGGTGATAAGTTAGGGTTTCCTGTATTTCCTTTAGAATGGACAGATCCTAAAAGTAATGATATTTCAAGAGGTTATAAAGAAGATGGATACTTTCCTGAAGCTATGGTGAATTTCTTAGCATTTTTAGGCTGGAACCCAGGAACCGAACAGGAAATTTTTAATCTGGATGAACTTATCGAAGCCTTTGATTTAAGTCGTGTTAATAAATCTGGTGCTCGTTTTGACCCTGATAAAATAAAGTGGTTTAATCATCATTATATGCAAGAACAGAGTCATGATGATTTGGCCGAGTTGTTTAAACCCATTGTTGATGAAAAACTAGATATTATTGTGAGCGAAACGAAGCAATCTACTCCTCATAATGATGTAGATGTGAATTATATTTCTATGGTGATTGGACTCATAAAAGAACGTGCTACATTCATCTCAGATTTTTGGGGTTTAAGTCATTTCTTTTTTCAAGCGCCAGAAACTTATGATGAAAAAGCATCAAAAAAGGCCTTTAAAGAAGGCACCAAAGAACTTATGCTGGAATTGGTTTCAATAATTAACACCATTGAAGATTTTTCAGTAGAAAATCTTCAAACCAAAATTAAGGGTTGGATCACAGACAATGAGATTGGTTTTGGTAAAGTAATGATGCCATTACGTTTAGCATTAGTAGGTGCTTTACAGGGCCCTGATGTATTCGATATTATGTTTATGATTGGTGAAGGAGAAAGCGTTAAACGGATTGAAGCAGCGATCGCTTCTTTATAA
- a CDS encoding DUF4175 family protein, whose amino-acid sequence MNSNFKSIQNKLEAFIKRYYTNELLKGAILFFAIGLLYFLFTLFIEHVLWLSTTARTILFWLFVIVEIVLIFKFIATPLAKLFKLQKGINYEDASRIIGQHFPEVNDKLLNVLQLHQNESQSELLLASIEQKSLELHPIPFKLAVNLKKNIRYLKYAAIPILILLLTFLTGNFSWFSDSYERVVHYKTAYEPPAPFQFFVVNDNLKAIENKDFKLIVKTAGELTPESAQITYNNETYFLQQKGVGEFEYVFSQLKTDINFELSANDVRSKPYEIKIIEVPSLLSFEMVLDYPSYTKKKDETIKSTGNALVPEGTNILWHLKTKATEHVYLYAHDTIDFSSNKSDVFEASKRVYNNLDYSLSTSNKNLQNYENLAFSIGVVKDEYPEIDLKVETDSLDLQTLYFYGQVSDDYGFSKLELVYYPSDNEKKKQFETIPISNSNIADFVSAFPNNLNIKAGVPYDLYFQVSDNDVINKYKTAKSHVFTYRKRTKEEAAQKNLEEQSKTIKDLNKSLEKFDEQDKKLQELTKTQKEKTNLNFNDKKKLESFFKRQKQQDEMMKNFNKKLKNNLEEFQKEDLKEDPFKEDLKERLKENEEQLKKDEKLLDELKELLEKINKEDVITEKLEELAKQNKNKKRSLEQLLELTKRFYVEKKLNKLKDDLNKLAEEQEKLSNKSEEENTKEKQETLNKEFDEFSKQLEDLKKDSKALKKPIDIPQDKLEEDAIKKEQENASESLEKKEQEQAGEEGKEGETPEEKQNQDLKNAQKSQKKAAQKMKKMSQQMQGAMQAGGGEQMQEDVDMLRQILDNLVLFSFDQEGVMNQFKSIDINHNKFASHLRKQNNLKEHFEHIDDSLFALSLRQPKLSERVNKEITEVYYNIDKALSLLAENQLYQGVSNQQFAVTAANNLANFLSDVLDNMQENMSMSPGKGGQGDMQLPDIIMSQEELNKMMEEGMKKGEKGNPKDQEGKGEKEGEKGEESKKGDKGEKGNKEGQQGEGKDGNQNEGEGEGTNEDMNGLLYEIYQQQQQLRKALEERLAKEGKGKGGNGNALLRKMEDIELDLLNKGFTNQTLQKMMLLKHQLLKLENATFQQGEDNKRESETNKNNFNNNTNNQIPTAKQYFKTTEILNRQALPLQQVYKKKVQEYFKQNND is encoded by the coding sequence ATGAATAGTAACTTTAAGAGCATACAGAATAAGTTAGAGGCATTTATTAAGCGCTATTACACAAATGAATTACTAAAAGGTGCTATTTTATTTTTTGCTATAGGCCTATTATACTTTTTATTTACATTATTTATCGAACATGTTTTATGGTTAAGTACCACAGCCAGAACGATTTTATTTTGGTTGTTTGTCATTGTAGAAATTGTTTTAATTTTTAAATTTATTGCAACGCCTTTAGCCAAATTATTCAAGCTTCAAAAAGGTATTAATTACGAAGATGCTTCAAGAATTATTGGACAACATTTTCCAGAGGTAAATGATAAATTATTAAATGTTCTTCAACTACATCAAAATGAATCGCAGTCGGAATTACTTTTAGCAAGCATTGAACAGAAATCATTAGAACTTCATCCAATTCCTTTTAAATTGGCTGTTAACCTTAAAAAAAACATCCGTTATTTAAAATATGCTGCGATTCCGATTTTAATCCTATTGCTCACTTTTTTAACTGGTAATTTTAGTTGGTTTAGTGATAGTTATGAGCGTGTTGTTCATTACAAAACGGCTTATGAACCACCAGCTCCATTTCAGTTTTTTGTAGTAAATGATAATTTAAAAGCTATTGAGAATAAAGATTTTAAACTCATTGTAAAAACAGCAGGAGAACTTACTCCAGAAAGTGCCCAAATAACCTATAATAACGAAACTTATTTTTTACAACAAAAAGGAGTAGGGGAATTTGAATACGTATTTTCTCAACTTAAAACAGATATTAATTTTGAATTGTCTGCTAATGATGTAAGGTCTAAACCTTATGAAATTAAAATTATTGAAGTGCCATCTTTATTGAGTTTCGAAATGGTTTTAGATTATCCTAGCTATACCAAAAAGAAAGATGAAACTATTAAAAGTACAGGCAATGCGTTGGTTCCAGAGGGCACTAATATACTTTGGCATTTAAAAACAAAAGCAACAGAACACGTTTATTTATATGCTCATGATACTATTGATTTTTCTTCTAATAAATCAGATGTTTTTGAAGCTTCTAAACGTGTTTATAATAATTTAGACTATAGCTTAAGTACCAGCAATAAAAACCTTCAGAATTACGAAAACTTAGCGTTTAGCATTGGCGTTGTTAAAGATGAATACCCAGAGATCGACTTAAAAGTAGAAACAGATAGTTTGGATTTGCAAACGCTATACTTTTATGGGCAAGTGAGTGACGATTATGGTTTTAGTAAACTAGAACTTGTATATTATCCATCTGATAATGAAAAAAAGAAACAGTTTGAAACCATTCCAATTTCTAATTCTAATATTGCAGATTTTGTAAGTGCTTTCCCTAATAATTTAAATATTAAAGCCGGTGTTCCTTACGATTTATATTTTCAAGTATCTGATAATGATGTAATTAATAAATATAAAACCGCAAAAAGCCATGTATTTACTTATAGAAAACGTACAAAAGAAGAAGCCGCACAAAAGAATTTAGAAGAACAAAGCAAAACCATTAAAGATTTAAATAAATCTTTAGAGAAGTTCGATGAGCAGGATAAAAAGTTACAAGAGTTAACTAAAACTCAAAAAGAAAAAACGAATTTAAATTTTAACGATAAGAAAAAGTTAGAATCATTTTTCAAGCGCCAGAAACAACAAGATGAAATGATGAAAAACTTCAATAAGAAGTTAAAAAATAATTTAGAAGAATTTCAAAAGGAGGATTTAAAAGAAGATCCATTTAAAGAAGATTTAAAAGAACGTTTAAAAGAAAATGAAGAACAGCTCAAGAAAGATGAAAAGCTTTTAGATGAGTTAAAAGAACTTCTGGAAAAAATTAATAAAGAAGATGTTATTACCGAGAAATTGGAAGAACTTGCTAAACAAAATAAAAACAAAAAACGGAGTTTAGAACAGTTACTGGAATTAACGAAACGCTTTTATGTTGAAAAGAAATTAAATAAGCTTAAGGATGATTTAAATAAACTTGCTGAAGAGCAAGAAAAATTATCTAACAAATCTGAAGAAGAAAATACTAAAGAAAAACAAGAAACGCTTAATAAAGAATTTGATGAATTCTCTAAGCAATTAGAAGATTTAAAAAAAGATAGTAAAGCTTTAAAAAAACCAATAGATATTCCACAGGATAAATTGGAAGAAGATGCCATTAAAAAGGAACAGGAAAATGCTTCTGAATCGTTAGAAAAGAAAGAACAGGAGCAAGCTGGTGAAGAAGGAAAAGAAGGAGAAACACCAGAAGAAAAGCAAAATCAGGATTTAAAGAATGCACAAAAGAGTCAAAAGAAAGCAGCTCAAAAAATGAAAAAAATGAGTCAGCAAATGCAAGGTGCCATGCAAGCTGGTGGTGGTGAACAAATGCAGGAAGATGTAGATATGCTTCGACAGATTTTAGATAATCTGGTGTTATTTTCTTTTGATCAGGAAGGGGTCATGAATCAGTTTAAAAGTATCGATATTAATCATAATAAATTTGCATCTCATTTGCGTAAGCAAAACAATTTAAAAGAACATTTTGAGCATATAGATGATAGCTTATTTGCATTATCGCTTCGTCAACCAAAACTTTCTGAAAGAGTAAATAAAGAAATCACAGAGGTCTATTATAACATAGATAAAGCTTTAAGTTTATTAGCCGAAAATCAATTATATCAAGGAGTATCTAATCAACAGTTTGCTGTAACAGCAGCAAATAATTTAGCAAACTTTTTAAGTGATGTTTTAGACAACATGCAGGAGAATATGAGTATGTCTCCTGGAAAAGGTGGACAAGGAGATATGCAATTACCAGATATTATTATGAGTCAAGAAGAGCTTAATAAGATGATGGAGGAGGGCATGAAGAAAGGTGAAAAAGGAAACCCTAAAGATCAGGAAGGCAAGGGTGAAAAAGAAGGTGAAAAAGGAGAAGAAAGCAAGAAAGGAGACAAAGGTGAAAAAGGAAACAAAGAAGGTCAGCAAGGCGAAGGAAAAGATGGAAATCAAAATGAGGGAGAAGGTGAAGGAACCAATGAGGATATGAATGGTTTATTATATGAAATATACCAACAGCAACAACAATTGCGAAAAGCATTAGAAGAAAGATTAGCTAAAGAAGGAAAGGGAAAAGGAGGTAATGGAAATGCTTTGTTAAGAAAGATGGAAGACATTGAATTGGATTTGTTGAATAAAGGGTTTACAAATCAAACGCTTCAAAAAATGATGTTATTAAAACATCAGTTATTGAAACTAGAGAACGCTACTTTTCAGCAAGGCGAGGATAATAAAAGAGAATCTGAAACGAATAAAAATAATTTCAATAATAATACAAACAATCAAATCCCTACTGCCAAACAATATTTTAAAACCACCGAAATATTAAACAGACAAGCTTTACCTTTGCAACAAGTTTATAAAAAGAAAGTGCAAGAATATTTTAAGCAGAATAATGATTAA
- the ybeY gene encoding rRNA maturation RNase YbeY → MINFNYETDFSLKNEDHISNWILNTISEEAYKIEAINYVFCDDEYLHKLNVEFLNHDTLTDIISFDYSIGKLIQGDIFISVERVKDNAKDFSVSFEEELNRVIIHGVLHYCGYKDKTDSEAKVMRDKENHYLKQLV, encoded by the coding sequence ATGATTAACTTCAATTACGAAACCGATTTCTCTTTAAAGAATGAAGACCATATTTCCAACTGGATTTTAAATACGATTTCTGAAGAAGCCTATAAAATAGAAGCCATTAATTATGTGTTTTGTGATGATGAATACCTTCATAAATTAAATGTAGAATTTCTAAATCATGATACATTAACAGACATTATTAGTTTCGATTATTCCATTGGAAAATTAATACAGGGAGACATTTTTATTTCTGTGGAAAGGGTAAAAGATAATGCTAAAGATTTCTCTGTTTCTTTTGAAGAAGAACTAAATCGTGTTATCATACATGGTGTACTTCATTACTGTGGTTATAAAGACAAAACAGATTCTGAAGCTAAAGTAATGCGAGATAAGGAAAACCATTATTTAAAGCAATTAGTTTAA
- the mnmG gene encoding tRNA uridine-5-carboxymethylaminomethyl(34) synthesis enzyme MnmG — protein sequence MFNEVYDVIVVGAGHAGSEAAAAAANMGSKTLLVTMSLQNIAQMSCNPAMGGIAKGQIVREIDALGGYSGIVSDTSAIQFKMLNKSKGPAMWSPRVQSDRMRFAEDWRLLLEGTPNLDFYQEMVSGIIVEKGKVTGIKTSLGIAIKAKSVILTNGTFLNGLIHIGDKNFGGGRAGEKAATGITEQLVNLGFNSGRMKTGTPPRVDGRSLDYTKMTEQPGDDNPEKFSYLDITKPLENQRSCHMTYTSLEVHDLLREGFDRSPMFNGRIKSLGPRYCPSIEDKINRFADKDRHQLFIEPEGWNTCEVYVNGFSTSLPEDVQFKALRSVVGFENVKLFRPGYAIEYDYFPPTQLKHTLETKLIEGLYFAGQINGTTGYEEAASQGLMAGINACLKVQEKEAFTLKRDEAYIGVLIDDLITKGTEEPYRMFTSRAEYRTLLRQDNADLRLTPKGFNLGLASEKRLKRMEQKHNDAEKFVDFFSKTSVKPEEANPVLESKGSALVKQSDKMFKIFSRPNITIDDVRKFKAVEQYIQDNNLDNEVIEQTEIQVKYSGYIAKEKNNADKLSRLEYVKIPENFDYSKIKSMSFEAREKLKNIQPTTVSQASRISGVSPNDISVLLVYMGR from the coding sequence ATGTTTAATGAAGTGTATGATGTTATAGTTGTAGGAGCGGGCCACGCAGGAAGTGAAGCAGCAGCAGCTGCTGCAAATATGGGTAGTAAGACATTACTTGTTACCATGAGTCTTCAAAACATAGCTCAGATGTCTTGTAATCCTGCCATGGGAGGTATTGCAAAAGGGCAAATTGTACGAGAGATTGATGCACTTGGCGGTTATAGTGGTATCGTTTCTGATACTTCTGCCATACAGTTTAAAATGCTCAACAAATCTAAAGGACCGGCCATGTGGAGTCCAAGAGTACAGAGTGACCGTATGCGTTTTGCTGAAGACTGGCGACTGCTTTTAGAAGGAACTCCCAATCTTGATTTTTATCAAGAAATGGTTTCTGGTATAATAGTAGAAAAAGGAAAAGTAACCGGCATAAAAACATCATTAGGAATAGCCATAAAAGCAAAGTCTGTTATCTTAACAAATGGTACTTTTTTAAATGGATTGATTCATATAGGAGATAAGAATTTTGGTGGTGGTAGAGCAGGAGAAAAAGCGGCAACTGGTATTACAGAACAGTTGGTGAATTTAGGTTTTAATTCTGGTAGAATGAAAACAGGAACGCCTCCAAGAGTAGACGGACGTAGTTTAGATTATACCAAAATGACAGAACAACCAGGGGATGATAATCCGGAAAAGTTCTCTTATTTAGACATCACAAAACCATTAGAAAATCAACGTTCTTGTCATATGACTTATACCAGTCTTGAGGTACATGATTTGCTTCGTGAAGGCTTTGACAGATCGCCAATGTTTAATGGTAGAATTAAAAGTTTAGGACCACGTTACTGCCCATCAATTGAAGATAAAATTAATCGGTTTGCAGATAAAGATAGACACCAATTATTTATAGAACCTGAAGGTTGGAATACCTGCGAAGTTTATGTAAATGGCTTCTCAACATCACTACCTGAAGATGTACAATTTAAAGCTTTGCGATCTGTAGTAGGCTTTGAAAATGTGAAGTTATTCAGACCAGGTTATGCTATTGAATATGATTATTTCCCACCTACACAATTAAAACACACTTTAGAAACCAAACTGATTGAAGGTTTATATTTTGCAGGTCAAATTAATGGAACTACCGGATACGAAGAAGCAGCTTCTCAAGGATTAATGGCTGGTATAAATGCCTGTTTAAAGGTTCAGGAAAAAGAGGCATTTACACTTAAAAGAGATGAAGCTTACATAGGTGTTTTAATAGATGATTTAATTACAAAAGGTACGGAAGAGCCTTATAGAATGTTTACATCTAGAGCAGAATATAGAACCTTATTACGTCAAGATAATGCAGATTTAAGATTAACTCCAAAAGGTTTTAATCTTGGATTAGCTAGCGAAAAGCGTTTAAAAAGAATGGAACAAAAACACAACGATGCTGAAAAATTTGTAGACTTCTTTTCTAAAACAAGTGTAAAACCGGAAGAAGCAAATCCAGTTTTAGAGTCTAAAGGATCTGCTTTAGTGAAACAATCTGATAAGATGTTTAAAATCTTTTCCAGACCAAATATCACGATTGATGATGTTCGAAAATTCAAAGCTGTAGAACAATATATTCAAGACAATAATTTAGATAATGAAGTTATTGAACAAACAGAAATTCAGGTTAAATATTCTGGATATATTGCCAAAGAAAAAAACAATGCAGACAAATTAAGTAGGTTAGAGTATGTAAAAATTCCTGAGAATTTTGACTACTCTAAAATTAAATCTATGAGTTTTGAAGCACGAGAAAAACTAAAAAATATACAACCAACAACCGTATCACAAGCATCAAGAATTAGTGGTGTTTCTCCTAATGATATTTCTGTATTATTGGTTTATATGGGTAGATAA